The Ignavibacteria bacterium genome includes a window with the following:
- a CDS encoding asparagine synthetase B, which yields MIFDSRKSQKLLLLTSYFFLLTTLSFTQGKILIPMDLSQSDHLKSYGIAYWILTKNIDVDWLLNYRGGSFLCDANESIANECRVRGVFYEQVSGSDAARIFSEVQSEDNNMEAVRLEKAPKVAVYQPSNFRPWDDAVVLALTYAEIPFDKLWDEEVLGKKLNQYDWLHVHHEDFSGQYGKFYASFHSAQWYIEQQVLNEQMAKKLGYKKVSEMKKTVAREIKNFIAGGGFTFAMCAATDAFDLALAAEHTDICDVMYDGDPQDSKAQTKLDFTKTLAFENFTYETNPLRYEYSDIDIPPSDMAGMMNSETDYFTLFEFSAKYDPVPTMLTQNHVNVIHGFMGQTTNFKKNLIKKSVIVLAEKEGTQEVRYIHGNYGRGTFTWYGGHDPEDYQHAVGDPPTQLELYKNSPGYRLILNNVLFPAAKKKQQKT from the coding sequence ATGATTTTCGATTCCAGAAAATCTCAAAAACTTTTACTACTTACTTCTTACTTCTTTCTCCTAACAACACTTTCCTTCACGCAGGGAAAAATACTTATCCCTATGGACTTATCGCAATCCGACCATTTGAAGTCGTACGGAATTGCGTATTGGATACTTACAAAAAATATTGATGTAGATTGGCTTTTGAATTATCGCGGCGGTTCGTTTCTCTGCGATGCCAACGAAAGCATCGCAAACGAATGTCGCGTGCGCGGAGTTTTTTACGAACAAGTTTCTGGAAGCGATGCGGCGCGAATTTTCAGCGAAGTGCAAAGCGAAGATAATAATATGGAAGCGGTTCGTTTAGAAAAAGCGCCGAAGGTTGCAGTGTATCAACCATCGAATTTTCGGCCGTGGGATGATGCAGTTGTGCTTGCGTTAACATATGCGGAAATTCCGTTCGATAAATTATGGGATGAAGAAGTGCTGGGAAAAAAGTTGAATCAGTACGATTGGTTGCATGTTCATCACGAAGATTTTTCGGGACAATATGGAAAATTTTATGCGTCGTTTCATTCTGCGCAGTGGTATATCGAACAACAAGTGCTGAATGAACAAATGGCGAAGAAACTTGGCTACAAGAAAGTTTCGGAAATGAAAAAAACAGTTGCGCGCGAAATAAAAAATTTTATTGCGGGAGGAGGATTCACGTTTGCAATGTGCGCCGCAACAGATGCATTTGACCTTGCTCTTGCGGCGGAACATACTGACATTTGCGATGTGATGTACGATGGAGACCCGCAAGATTCCAAAGCGCAAACGAAATTGGATTTTACCAAAACTCTTGCATTTGAAAATTTTACATATGAAACAAATCCGCTTCGCTACGAATATTCCGATATTGACATTCCTCCGAGCGATATGGCAGGAATGATGAATTCTGAAACGGATTATTTTACGCTGTTTGAATTTTCTGCAAAGTATGACCCGGTACCGACAATGCTTACGCAAAATCATGTCAATGTGATTCACGGATTTATGGGGCAAACAACAAATTTCAAAAAAAATTTGATAAAGAAATCTGTGATTGTACTTGCCGAAAAAGAAGGGACACAAGAAGTGCGATACATTCATGGTAATTACGGACGCGGAACATTTACGTGGTACGGCGGACACGACCCGGAAGATTATCAGCACGCTGTTGGAGACCCTCCCACGCAATTGGAGTTGTACAAAAATTCTCCCGGATATCGTTTGATTCTGAATAATGTTCTCTTTCCCGCGGCGAAGAAGAAACAGCAGAAGACGTAA